In Vigna radiata var. radiata cultivar VC1973A chromosome 3, Vradiata_ver6, whole genome shotgun sequence, the following proteins share a genomic window:
- the LOC106756943 gene encoding aluminum-activated malate transporter 8-like isoform X2 yields the protein MDIESTMEANKEEFFVYWKNCLKALSRNIKFMVINFIKSITKIGKDDPRRVFHSLKVAFALTLVSLFYYSRPLYDGFGDAGMWAVLTVVVVFEFSVGATLYKSLNRGCATLLAGALGVGGQHLASACGEREKPIVLGILVFILAAGATFFRFFPKIKARYDYGLVIFILTFCLVAVSGYRVEELFELAHQRLSTILIGVTACMVISIFICPVWAGEDLHKLVASNIEKLSNYLQGFEVEYFHCSEDKEKCEKSILEGYKTVLNSKASEESLANLARWEPGHGGFRLRHPWTQYLKIGVLTRECAYKIETLNNYLNPKIPTSLEFKCKIQEPCTKMISESNKALNVIFSSIKTMTHPSAAKSHIENAKTAVEELKFTLETVSLEGAELLSIIPVVTVVSILKEITKSVEKIYESVSELSHLAYFKSVAEPNVSPEKSHLLHRGIIKPVVDIENTIDHVTITIPEITTDSPEKEKTATKPCERM from the exons ATGGATATTGAGTCAACAATGGAAGCAAACAAAGAAGAGTTTTTTGTCTATTGGAAGAACTGCCTCAAGGCTTTGTCTAGGAACATCAAGTTTATGGTTATCAACTTCATAAAGAGCATAACAAAGATTGGAAAAGATGATCCCAGACGAGTATTTCACTCGTTAAAAGTTGCATTCGCTCTTACCTTGGTTTCCTTGTTTTACTACTCGAGGCCTCTTTACGATGGTTTCGGAGACGCTGGAATGTGGGCTGTTCTGACAGTAGTGGTTGTATTTGAATTCAGTGTAG GTGCAACTCTCTACAAAAGTTTAAATAGAGGATGTGCTACATTATTAGCTGGTGCTTTAGGAGTTGGAGGGCAACACTTAGCTTCTGCTTgtggagaaagagaaaaacctaTTGTCCTTGGGATCCTAGTCTTCATTCTag CCGCGGGAGCTACTTTTTTCAGATTTTTTCCAAAGATCAAGGCAAGATATGATTATGGATTGGTGATATTTATTTTGACCTTCTGTTTAGTTGCTGTCTCGGGATATCGAGTGGAAGAACTCTTTGAACTTGCTCATCAGAGACTTTCAACAATTTTAATAGGGGTAACAGCTTGCATGGTCATCTCCATTTTCATTTGTCCAGTATGGGCAGGTGAAGACCTTCACAAGTTGGTAGCTTCCAACATAGAAAAGTTGTCAAATTACCTACAAG GATTTGAAGTGGAATATTTTCATTGCTCAGAggataaagaaaaatgtgagaAGTCAATTCTTGAAGGATACAAAACTGTTCTCAATTCCAAAGCAAGTGAGGAGTCCTTG GCAAATTTGGCAAGGTGGGAACCGGGACATGGTGGTTTTCGTCTTCGACATCCTTGGACACAGTACTTGAAGATTGGAGTACTTACTCGGGAATGCGCTTACAAGATTGAAACCCTTAACAACTACCTTAACCCGAAAATCCCT ACATCTTTGgaattcaaatgtaaaattcAAGAACCATGCACAAAGATGATTTCAGAATCAAACAAAGCGTTAAACGTTATATTTTCATCAATCAAAACAATGACACATCCATCAGCTGCAAAAAGCCACATCGAGAATGCAAAAACTGCAGTTGAAGAGCTCAAATTTACCCTTGAAACTGTTTCTTTGGAAGGAGCTGAACTCCTATCCATAATTCCAGTTGTCACAGTAGTTTCAATACTCAAAGAAATCACCAAGTCAGTGGAAAAAATATACGAGTCTGTTTCCGAACTTTCTCACTTAGCCTACTTCAAGAGTGTTGCAGAACCCAATGTGTCACCAGAGAAGTCACACCTTCTTCATCGAGGTATCATAAAACCTGTTGTGGATATTGAAAACACAATCGACCACGTTACAATCACGATCCCAGAAATAACTACAGATTcaccagaaaaagaaaagacagcAACAAAACCCTGCGAACGTATGTAA
- the LOC106756943 gene encoding aluminum-activated malate transporter 8-like isoform X1: protein MDIESTMEANKEEFFVYWKNCLKALSRNIKFMVINFIKSITKIGKDDPRRVFHSLKVAFALTLVSLFYYSRPLYDGFGDAGMWAVLTVVVVFEFSVGATLYKSLNRGCATLLAGALGVGGQHLASACGEREKPIVLGILVFILAAGATFFRFFPKIKARYDYGLVIFILTFCLVAVSGYRVEELFELAHQRLSTILIGVTACMVISIFICPVWAGEDLHKLVASNIEKLSNYLQGFEVEYFHCSEDKEKCEKSILEGYKTVLNSKASEESLANLARWEPGHGGFRLRHPWTQYLKIGVLTRECAYKIETLNNYLNPKIPQTSLEFKCKIQEPCTKMISESNKALNVIFSSIKTMTHPSAAKSHIENAKTAVEELKFTLETVSLEGAELLSIIPVVTVVSILKEITKSVEKIYESVSELSHLAYFKSVAEPNVSPEKSHLLHRGIIKPVVDIENTIDHVTITIPEITTDSPEKEKTATKPCERM from the exons ATGGATATTGAGTCAACAATGGAAGCAAACAAAGAAGAGTTTTTTGTCTATTGGAAGAACTGCCTCAAGGCTTTGTCTAGGAACATCAAGTTTATGGTTATCAACTTCATAAAGAGCATAACAAAGATTGGAAAAGATGATCCCAGACGAGTATTTCACTCGTTAAAAGTTGCATTCGCTCTTACCTTGGTTTCCTTGTTTTACTACTCGAGGCCTCTTTACGATGGTTTCGGAGACGCTGGAATGTGGGCTGTTCTGACAGTAGTGGTTGTATTTGAATTCAGTGTAG GTGCAACTCTCTACAAAAGTTTAAATAGAGGATGTGCTACATTATTAGCTGGTGCTTTAGGAGTTGGAGGGCAACACTTAGCTTCTGCTTgtggagaaagagaaaaacctaTTGTCCTTGGGATCCTAGTCTTCATTCTag CCGCGGGAGCTACTTTTTTCAGATTTTTTCCAAAGATCAAGGCAAGATATGATTATGGATTGGTGATATTTATTTTGACCTTCTGTTTAGTTGCTGTCTCGGGATATCGAGTGGAAGAACTCTTTGAACTTGCTCATCAGAGACTTTCAACAATTTTAATAGGGGTAACAGCTTGCATGGTCATCTCCATTTTCATTTGTCCAGTATGGGCAGGTGAAGACCTTCACAAGTTGGTAGCTTCCAACATAGAAAAGTTGTCAAATTACCTACAAG GATTTGAAGTGGAATATTTTCATTGCTCAGAggataaagaaaaatgtgagaAGTCAATTCTTGAAGGATACAAAACTGTTCTCAATTCCAAAGCAAGTGAGGAGTCCTTG GCAAATTTGGCAAGGTGGGAACCGGGACATGGTGGTTTTCGTCTTCGACATCCTTGGACACAGTACTTGAAGATTGGAGTACTTACTCGGGAATGCGCTTACAAGATTGAAACCCTTAACAACTACCTTAACCCGAAAATCCCT CAGACATCTTTGgaattcaaatgtaaaattcAAGAACCATGCACAAAGATGATTTCAGAATCAAACAAAGCGTTAAACGTTATATTTTCATCAATCAAAACAATGACACATCCATCAGCTGCAAAAAGCCACATCGAGAATGCAAAAACTGCAGTTGAAGAGCTCAAATTTACCCTTGAAACTGTTTCTTTGGAAGGAGCTGAACTCCTATCCATAATTCCAGTTGTCACAGTAGTTTCAATACTCAAAGAAATCACCAAGTCAGTGGAAAAAATATACGAGTCTGTTTCCGAACTTTCTCACTTAGCCTACTTCAAGAGTGTTGCAGAACCCAATGTGTCACCAGAGAAGTCACACCTTCTTCATCGAGGTATCATAAAACCTGTTGTGGATATTGAAAACACAATCGACCACGTTACAATCACGATCCCAGAAATAACTACAGATTcaccagaaaaagaaaagacagcAACAAAACCCTGCGAACGTATGTAA